A window of the Miscanthus floridulus cultivar M001 chromosome 14, ASM1932011v1, whole genome shotgun sequence genome harbors these coding sequences:
- the LOC136505448 gene encoding uncharacterized protein, protein MAKKKSASTAANGNGSHAAAAPPAKAAAEVAPAAPDARDRKAEQLKALNTMLLKEATERRGQVAALTARLDELSADDAALAAAERAVSRAALAAPLSAAAAEVAALRARLAAVQESLRGAESRSALEAAARGEADARLEAAAVEMARSLELIREKEAEVAAVSKKVSRLEAVVAELEGRNSELFGEKGELAEKLEEAKEAVRMVSGEKAEVERSLQEFRKVAEAYRLEMEAKVKAKVEELKVLSAKKAVVDSRVHILEAELVAALSKTGELEAEVLAKQRESDLVKGENDKLQSEVLAAKNKYNSSVADIESLRIELSALVKEKEAAAKAFDAEKARLVSQLVDLEKKVEEIRADKETAEGAIHEKDAHASKLRAELEDLQASMSRLQVSCDDLDTKRSRLHDEKNSVVKALDAEKAETVKLRLKIEELENCSGEKDGDIRKLKATLDEKKGKIDTLSKEIELLQLAVAEAQKKGGIWTWLYAATTTMVAAISLIYATRSN, encoded by the coding sequence ATGGCCAAGAAGAAatccgcctccaccgccgccaatGGCAACGGCAGCcacgccgccgcggcgccgccggcGAAGGCGGCCGCGGAGGTCGCGCCGGCGGCACCGGACGCGCGGGACCGGAAGGCGGAGCAGCTGAAGGCGCTCAACACCATGCTgctcaaggaggcgacggagcggCGCGGGCAGGTGGCGGCGCTAACGGCGCGCCTCGACGAGCTCTCCGCCGACGACGCCGCGCTGGCCGCCGCCGAGCGCGCCGTGTCAAGGGCGGCGCTCGCCGCGCCgctcagcgccgccgccgccgaggtcgCCGCGCTCCGGGCGCGCCTCGCCGCCGTCCAGGAGTCGCTCAGGGGCGCGGAGTCGCGGTCGGCGCTCGAGGCGGCCGCCAGGGGCGAGGCCGACGCGCGGCTCGAGGCGGCCGCCGTTGAGATGGCGCGGTCGCTGGAGCTGATCCGTGAGAAGGAGGCGGAGGTTGCCGCCGTGTCGAAGAAAGTCTCGAGACTGGAGGCCGTGGTGGCGGAGCTGGAGGGCAGGAACTCCGAGCTGTTTGGCGAGAAGGGTGAGTTGGCGGAGAAGCTGGAGGAGGCCAAGGAGGCTGTTCGGATGGTGTCCGGGGAGAAGGCGGAGGTGGAGAGGAGCCTGCAAGAGTTCAGGAAGGTGGCTGAGGCTTATCGGTTGGAGATGGAGGCTAAGGTGAAAGCAAAGGTGGAGGAACTGAAGGTTCTGAGTGCTAAGAAGGCAGTGGTGGATTCAAGGGTGCACATTTTGGAGGCGGAGCTGGTTGCTGCCCTGTCTAAAACAGGGGAATTGGAGGCTGAGGTGTTGGCTAAGCAGAGGGAGTCTGATTTGGTGAAAGGAGAAAACGATAAGCTTCAGTCAGAGGTGTTAGCAGCCAAGAACAAATACAACTCGTCTGTTGCAGACATTGAAAGTCTCAGGATTGAACTGAGTGCATTGGTGAAGGAGAAAGAGGCCGCTGCTAAGGCATTTGATGCTGAGAAGGCTAGACTTGTGAGTCAATTGGTGGATCTGGAGAAGAAGGTGGAGGAAATCCGGGCTGACAAGGAAACAGCTGAGGGAGCCATTCATGAGAAGGATGCTCATGCCAGTAAGCTGAGGGCTGAATTGGAGGACCTTCAGGCTTCCATGTCCCGGCTCCAAGTATCCTGTGACGACCTTGACACCAAGCGCTCACGCCTACATGATGAGAAGAATTCAGTCGTGAAGGCTCTCGATGCTGAGAAGGCTGAAACAGTGAAGCTGAGGTTGAAAATCGAGGAGCTCGAGAACTGCAGTGGTGAGAAGGATGGTGACATCAGGAAGCTGAAGGCAACATTGGATGAGAAGAAGGGGAAAATTGATACCCTGAGCAAGGAGATTGAGCTTCTGCAGCTCGCAGTGGCTGAGGCTCAGAAGAAGGGTGGCATCTGGACATGGCTGTATGCTGCAACCACAACAATGGTAGCTGCCATCTCTTTGATCTATGCCACCAGGTCCAACTGA